The following proteins are co-located in the Pomacea canaliculata isolate SZHN2017 linkage group LG10, ASM307304v1, whole genome shotgun sequence genome:
- the LOC112573261 gene encoding uncharacterized protein LOC112573261 isoform X1 encodes MDEKRKFGRLHTIMEEGHPSPGRMNGHGPGRGLAGGAGGAKGGKLQHDHSSVPMLCIQSETPVPNSTQTPGSLKTMGLGGGAENLPALSSARSLINGGVPSPQASPRFGQAAGPGFEQKQVPASNGFHRTAGAHFTRVHPGFAGKPARTEVSNGMYGPQIIPLNPRQANGQIHNHQHHNQHHNYNHGVRQMGGAQQPSHLRSAMIDLAASGSMVAEHLHLPTQRLQTHTPTPSEISSITARSVSSPRQTINTPLSLTSDRASLSTPGTFSNSGTAGGGGADRHVFLEPLPKQQEWQHFKTLPSVATPHGAGSVASGSEMEQSLHLGGVGGGGSSGSAVSHYPGSCTLSPNQGFDTSPFPSRFTTPRHSANGHSRTSHKRALSISPSLSDGLDLSQLIRISPTSLTLLNNSQGSSSSGSPQPGQPGSFSHMVRNSSPYPLTHCGGQRFLGAFTPQHSASLGPSLKPDGDSFFSMGPPECAGSYLSDFMSTNACVARFSEMPYIENSYANGYMPTLGQTSGLQQQQPPLQNMATGVPHSTFAPNLGLGMDTGQAAAVASVPGMSVMSSVGSNLLGNGLSMRPPPSYIEAVEQQQHHHQHQHPHQHQHQHPHHHQQQLPMSMAAVQHQQPQHPPSHPHPQPQQQQQQPQVKQDSVTALSHFLNQPEVGEEELVGEDDGGTMTCQWYECRLKFREQDELVRHIEKAHIDQRKGEDFTCYWAGCQRHGRSFNARYKLLIHMRVHSGEKPNKCTFEGCNKAFSRLENLKIHLRSHTGERPYLCQHDGCNKSFSNSSDRAKHQRTHQDTKPYACSVPGCSKRYTDPSSLRKHFKNHSREQQQKKRMKKDGELSLGGDILNDCLTIHQLRPEGSPMDHTDSGLGRSPHSSVPGTSSDIYPSINFSSTHSSRCGTASGGGSLNTQQSPASMQGSPMNTSTLGILEESNESMGGYSPASQSMLSPRPLPPIPTRSHMVGMPGMQGAYGQNTYHYGHHLQGGMMASYPQSMPRQTYLPNAGPYTSTNSCRMGAMQAQRMMYSQNFDEQLLNIPPDGVHTSFPQPGMDSDMVPTVESIQVPPEPSVQQYLQLTAVNRCNSRLSAVYADGST; translated from the exons AAGAATGAATGGACACGGACCCGGGCGTGGACTGGCTGGCGGGGCAGGTGGTGCCAAGGGAGGCAAGCTGCAGCATGACCACAGTTCTGTGCCCATGCTGTGCATCCAGTCCGAGACGCCGGTGCCCAACTCAACCCAAACCCCCGGCTCTCTGAAAACCATGGGGCTAGGGGGAGGCGCGGAGAACCTGCCAGCCCTGTCGAGTGCTCGTTCCCTCATCAACGGAGGGGTGCCCTCGCCGCAGGCCTCCCCCCGCTTTGGACAGGCTGCTGGCCCGGGATTCGAACAGAAGCAGGTGCCGGCCAGCAATGGTTTCCACCGCACCGCCGGGGCTCACTTTACACGTGTACATCCGGGTTTTGCGGGCAAACCCGCTAGAACAG AGGTGAGCAATGGTATGTACGGGCCTCAGATCATCCCTCTCAACCCGCGCCAGGCTAATGGCCAAATCCACAACCACCAGCATCACAACCAGCACCACAACTACAACCACGGCGTCCGACAGATGGGCGGCGCCCAGCAGCCCTCACATCTTCGGTCGGCCATGATTGATCTGGCAGCGAGCGGCAGCATGGTCGCCGAGCATCTCCACCTGCCCACCCAGAGGCTACAGACGCACACCCCGACCCCGAGCGAAATATCCAGCATCACGGCGCGCTCTGTCTCCTCACCCCGTCAGACCATCAACACCCCGCTGTCCCTGACCTCCGACCGCGCCTCCCTGTCCACCCCGGGTACCTTCAGCAACAGCGGCACGGCGGGTGGAGGCGGTGCGGACAGACACGTGTTCCTAGAGCCGCTGCCGAAGCAGCAGGAGTGGCAGCACTTCAAGACCTTGCCGTCCGTGGCGACGCCGCATGGCGCTGGTTCTGTCGCGAGCGGCAGCGAGATGGAGCAAAGCCTGCACCTGGGCGGCGTCGGAGGCGGCGGCAGCAGCGGCAGCGCGGTGTCGCACTACCCGGGCAGCTGCACCCTGTCGCCCAATCAGGGTTTCGACACCTCGCCCTTCCCCTCCCGCTTCACCACCCCCCGTCACTCCGCCAACGGACACTCACGCACCTCTCACAAGCGCGCCCTCTCCATCTCGCCTTCTCTTTCGGACGGCCTTGACCTCAGCCAGCTGATTCGCATCTCGCCCACGTCCTTGACCTTGTTGAATAACTCGCAAGGGTCCTCCTCCTCCGGAAGCCCCCAGCCGGGCCAGCCGGGCTCTTTTTCGCACATGGTACGCAACAGCTCCCCGTACCCGCTGACGCACTGCGGAGGTCAAAGGTTCCTGGGGGCCTTCACCCCGCAACACAGTGCATCCTTGGGGCCAAGCCTCAAGCCTGATGGGGACAGCTTCTTCAGCATGGGACCGCCAGAGTGCGCTGGGAGCTACCTTTCGGATTTTATGTCCACCAATGCCTGTGTGGCGCGGTTCAGTGAGATGCCTTACATTGAGAACTCTTACGCCAACGGTTACATGCCGACGCTGGGTCAGACATCAGGcttgcaacagcagcaaccGCCGCTGCAGAACATGGCGACAGGCGTGCCGCACAGCACCTTTGCACCGAATCTGGGGCTGGGCATGGACACGGGCCAGGCTGCGGCTGTCGCCTCGGTGCCCGGCATGTCGGTCATGTCCTCCGTGGGCAGCAATCTCTTAGGCAACGGCCTGTCCATGCGGCCCCCTCCATCCTACATTGAGGCCGTcgaacagcagcagcaccaccaccaacaccaacacccacaccagcaccagcaccagcacccgcatcaccaccagcagcagttGCCTATGTCCATGGCAGCGGTTCAGCATCAACAACCACAACACCCACCTTCTCATCCACATCCCCAgcctcagcagcagcaacaacagcctcAGGTGAAGCAAGACTCAGTGACGGCCTTGTCCCATTTCTTGAATCAGCCTGAGGTCGGGGAGGAAGAGCTAGTGGGTGAGGATGATGGAGGGACTATGACGTGTCAGTGGTACGAGTGCCGTCTCAAGTTCCGAGAGCAGGACGAGCTGGTGCGTCACATCGAGAAGGCGCACATAGACCAGCGCAAGGGCGAGGACTTCACGTGCTACTGGGCCGGCTGCCAGCGCCACGGCCGCTCCTTCAACGCACGCTACAAGCTTCTCATCCACATGCGCGTGCACTCCGGCGAAAAGCCCAACAAGTGCACG TTCGAGGGCTGCAACAAGGCTTTCTCCCGGTTGGAGAACTTAAAGATTCACCTGCGGTCACACACAGGTGAGCGGCCGTACCTATGTCAACACGACGGGTGCAACAAGTCCTTCTCCAACTCCTCCGACCGTGCTAAACACCAGCGCACACATCAGGACACG AAGCCATACGCGTGTAGCGTCCCAGGCTGCAGTAAGCGTTACACAGACCCCAGCTCTCTCCGGAAACACTTCAAGAACCATAGCCGGGAACAGCAGCAGAAAAAACGA aTGAAGAAAGATGGAGAACTGTCTCTGGGTGGAGATATTTTGAATGATTGCCTGACTATCCACCAACTGCGTCCAGAAGGTTCGCCTATGGATCATACTGACAGTGGATTAGGCCGCTCTCCTCATAGTTCTGTACCTGGTACTTCATCGGACATTTACCCCA GTATAAATTTTTCAAGCACACATTCCAGTCGTTGTGGCACAGCCAGTGGTGGAGGTTCATTGAACACTCAGCAGTCTCCTGCAAGCATGCAGGGCTCGCCCATGAACACCAGTACACTAGGTATCTTGGAGGAAAGCAATGAAAG CATGGGAGGCTACTCACCAGCTTCGCAGAGCATGCTTAGCCCACGACCTCTGCCCCCTATACCTACACGCTCTCATATGGTTGGAATGCCAGGTATGCAGGGTGCTTATGGACAGAACACCTATCATTATGGACATCATCTTCAAG GTGGTATGATGGCTAGTTATCCCCAGTCCATGCCTAGACAGACTTACCTGCCTAATGCTGGTCCATACACTAGCACCAACAGCTGTCGCATGGGTGCCATGCAGGCTCAGCGGATGATGTACTCTCAGAACTTTGATGAGCAACTGTTAAACATCCCTCCAGATGGAGTTCATACATCATTTCCCCaaccag GAATGGATTCAGACATGGTCCCTACGGTTGAATCTATACAAGTTCCCCCAGAGCCTAGTGTGCAGCAATATCTTCAGCTCACTGCAGTCAACCGCTGTAACAGTCGATTGTCTGCAGTGTATGCAGATGGATCCACTTGA
- the LOC112573261 gene encoding uncharacterized protein LOC112573261 isoform X2, with protein MNGHGPGRGLAGGAGGAKGGKLQHDHSSVPMLCIQSETPVPNSTQTPGSLKTMGLGGGAENLPALSSARSLINGGVPSPQASPRFGQAAGPGFEQKQVPASNGFHRTAGAHFTRVHPGFAGKPARTEVSNGMYGPQIIPLNPRQANGQIHNHQHHNQHHNYNHGVRQMGGAQQPSHLRSAMIDLAASGSMVAEHLHLPTQRLQTHTPTPSEISSITARSVSSPRQTINTPLSLTSDRASLSTPGTFSNSGTAGGGGADRHVFLEPLPKQQEWQHFKTLPSVATPHGAGSVASGSEMEQSLHLGGVGGGGSSGSAVSHYPGSCTLSPNQGFDTSPFPSRFTTPRHSANGHSRTSHKRALSISPSLSDGLDLSQLIRISPTSLTLLNNSQGSSSSGSPQPGQPGSFSHMVRNSSPYPLTHCGGQRFLGAFTPQHSASLGPSLKPDGDSFFSMGPPECAGSYLSDFMSTNACVARFSEMPYIENSYANGYMPTLGQTSGLQQQQPPLQNMATGVPHSTFAPNLGLGMDTGQAAAVASVPGMSVMSSVGSNLLGNGLSMRPPPSYIEAVEQQQHHHQHQHPHQHQHQHPHHHQQQLPMSMAAVQHQQPQHPPSHPHPQPQQQQQQPQVKQDSVTALSHFLNQPEVGEEELVGEDDGGTMTCQWYECRLKFREQDELVRHIEKAHIDQRKGEDFTCYWAGCQRHGRSFNARYKLLIHMRVHSGEKPNKCTFEGCNKAFSRLENLKIHLRSHTGERPYLCQHDGCNKSFSNSSDRAKHQRTHQDTKPYACSVPGCSKRYTDPSSLRKHFKNHSREQQQKKRMKKDGELSLGGDILNDCLTIHQLRPEGSPMDHTDSGLGRSPHSSVPGTSSDIYPSINFSSTHSSRCGTASGGGSLNTQQSPASMQGSPMNTSTLGILEESNESMGGYSPASQSMLSPRPLPPIPTRSHMVGMPGMQGAYGQNTYHYGHHLQGGMMASYPQSMPRQTYLPNAGPYTSTNSCRMGAMQAQRMMYSQNFDEQLLNIPPDGVHTSFPQPGMDSDMVPTVESIQVPPEPSVQQYLQLTAVNRCNSRLSAVYADGST; from the exons ATGAATGGACACGGACCCGGGCGTGGACTGGCTGGCGGGGCAGGTGGTGCCAAGGGAGGCAAGCTGCAGCATGACCACAGTTCTGTGCCCATGCTGTGCATCCAGTCCGAGACGCCGGTGCCCAACTCAACCCAAACCCCCGGCTCTCTGAAAACCATGGGGCTAGGGGGAGGCGCGGAGAACCTGCCAGCCCTGTCGAGTGCTCGTTCCCTCATCAACGGAGGGGTGCCCTCGCCGCAGGCCTCCCCCCGCTTTGGACAGGCTGCTGGCCCGGGATTCGAACAGAAGCAGGTGCCGGCCAGCAATGGTTTCCACCGCACCGCCGGGGCTCACTTTACACGTGTACATCCGGGTTTTGCGGGCAAACCCGCTAGAACAG AGGTGAGCAATGGTATGTACGGGCCTCAGATCATCCCTCTCAACCCGCGCCAGGCTAATGGCCAAATCCACAACCACCAGCATCACAACCAGCACCACAACTACAACCACGGCGTCCGACAGATGGGCGGCGCCCAGCAGCCCTCACATCTTCGGTCGGCCATGATTGATCTGGCAGCGAGCGGCAGCATGGTCGCCGAGCATCTCCACCTGCCCACCCAGAGGCTACAGACGCACACCCCGACCCCGAGCGAAATATCCAGCATCACGGCGCGCTCTGTCTCCTCACCCCGTCAGACCATCAACACCCCGCTGTCCCTGACCTCCGACCGCGCCTCCCTGTCCACCCCGGGTACCTTCAGCAACAGCGGCACGGCGGGTGGAGGCGGTGCGGACAGACACGTGTTCCTAGAGCCGCTGCCGAAGCAGCAGGAGTGGCAGCACTTCAAGACCTTGCCGTCCGTGGCGACGCCGCATGGCGCTGGTTCTGTCGCGAGCGGCAGCGAGATGGAGCAAAGCCTGCACCTGGGCGGCGTCGGAGGCGGCGGCAGCAGCGGCAGCGCGGTGTCGCACTACCCGGGCAGCTGCACCCTGTCGCCCAATCAGGGTTTCGACACCTCGCCCTTCCCCTCCCGCTTCACCACCCCCCGTCACTCCGCCAACGGACACTCACGCACCTCTCACAAGCGCGCCCTCTCCATCTCGCCTTCTCTTTCGGACGGCCTTGACCTCAGCCAGCTGATTCGCATCTCGCCCACGTCCTTGACCTTGTTGAATAACTCGCAAGGGTCCTCCTCCTCCGGAAGCCCCCAGCCGGGCCAGCCGGGCTCTTTTTCGCACATGGTACGCAACAGCTCCCCGTACCCGCTGACGCACTGCGGAGGTCAAAGGTTCCTGGGGGCCTTCACCCCGCAACACAGTGCATCCTTGGGGCCAAGCCTCAAGCCTGATGGGGACAGCTTCTTCAGCATGGGACCGCCAGAGTGCGCTGGGAGCTACCTTTCGGATTTTATGTCCACCAATGCCTGTGTGGCGCGGTTCAGTGAGATGCCTTACATTGAGAACTCTTACGCCAACGGTTACATGCCGACGCTGGGTCAGACATCAGGcttgcaacagcagcaaccGCCGCTGCAGAACATGGCGACAGGCGTGCCGCACAGCACCTTTGCACCGAATCTGGGGCTGGGCATGGACACGGGCCAGGCTGCGGCTGTCGCCTCGGTGCCCGGCATGTCGGTCATGTCCTCCGTGGGCAGCAATCTCTTAGGCAACGGCCTGTCCATGCGGCCCCCTCCATCCTACATTGAGGCCGTcgaacagcagcagcaccaccaccaacaccaacacccacaccagcaccagcaccagcacccgcatcaccaccagcagcagttGCCTATGTCCATGGCAGCGGTTCAGCATCAACAACCACAACACCCACCTTCTCATCCACATCCCCAgcctcagcagcagcaacaacagcctcAGGTGAAGCAAGACTCAGTGACGGCCTTGTCCCATTTCTTGAATCAGCCTGAGGTCGGGGAGGAAGAGCTAGTGGGTGAGGATGATGGAGGGACTATGACGTGTCAGTGGTACGAGTGCCGTCTCAAGTTCCGAGAGCAGGACGAGCTGGTGCGTCACATCGAGAAGGCGCACATAGACCAGCGCAAGGGCGAGGACTTCACGTGCTACTGGGCCGGCTGCCAGCGCCACGGCCGCTCCTTCAACGCACGCTACAAGCTTCTCATCCACATGCGCGTGCACTCCGGCGAAAAGCCCAACAAGTGCACG TTCGAGGGCTGCAACAAGGCTTTCTCCCGGTTGGAGAACTTAAAGATTCACCTGCGGTCACACACAGGTGAGCGGCCGTACCTATGTCAACACGACGGGTGCAACAAGTCCTTCTCCAACTCCTCCGACCGTGCTAAACACCAGCGCACACATCAGGACACG AAGCCATACGCGTGTAGCGTCCCAGGCTGCAGTAAGCGTTACACAGACCCCAGCTCTCTCCGGAAACACTTCAAGAACCATAGCCGGGAACAGCAGCAGAAAAAACGA aTGAAGAAAGATGGAGAACTGTCTCTGGGTGGAGATATTTTGAATGATTGCCTGACTATCCACCAACTGCGTCCAGAAGGTTCGCCTATGGATCATACTGACAGTGGATTAGGCCGCTCTCCTCATAGTTCTGTACCTGGTACTTCATCGGACATTTACCCCA GTATAAATTTTTCAAGCACACATTCCAGTCGTTGTGGCACAGCCAGTGGTGGAGGTTCATTGAACACTCAGCAGTCTCCTGCAAGCATGCAGGGCTCGCCCATGAACACCAGTACACTAGGTATCTTGGAGGAAAGCAATGAAAG CATGGGAGGCTACTCACCAGCTTCGCAGAGCATGCTTAGCCCACGACCTCTGCCCCCTATACCTACACGCTCTCATATGGTTGGAATGCCAGGTATGCAGGGTGCTTATGGACAGAACACCTATCATTATGGACATCATCTTCAAG GTGGTATGATGGCTAGTTATCCCCAGTCCATGCCTAGACAGACTTACCTGCCTAATGCTGGTCCATACACTAGCACCAACAGCTGTCGCATGGGTGCCATGCAGGCTCAGCGGATGATGTACTCTCAGAACTTTGATGAGCAACTGTTAAACATCCCTCCAGATGGAGTTCATACATCATTTCCCCaaccag GAATGGATTCAGACATGGTCCCTACGGTTGAATCTATACAAGTTCCCCCAGAGCCTAGTGTGCAGCAATATCTTCAGCTCACTGCAGTCAACCGCTGTAACAGTCGATTGTCTGCAGTGTATGCAGATGGATCCACTTGA